One Micromonospora craniellae genomic region harbors:
- a CDS encoding PrgI family protein: MTRAESEAPIRARVHADVDAPDKVAYGLTFHQLAIVAAGALCFYAAWRTLHGVVPAPVLIGAGVVLGGLVTGLALGRRDGLSMDVWLLHAIGHTRTPRSLSTAASTDAGAPPDWIETPKAGRAPLPAPLRLPADAIDEDGEVSLGGARAAIVGTTTVNLALRTPGEQAALIEGWGRWLNSLSTPTQIVVSAQPVDLASHSRALAAAAHAQPHPHLRAACGDHAAFLGDLAARRDPLRRQVLIVTRTAAGEHGHHAARRRADDTVRALSGLGVTPRVLDGTAVTAALASAADPYRPPRPGGLAGPDAVITAAAPTRTRTRRKSP, translated from the coding sequence ATGACCCGAGCCGAATCCGAAGCGCCGATCAGGGCACGCGTGCACGCCGACGTCGACGCCCCCGACAAGGTCGCCTACGGCCTGACGTTCCACCAGTTGGCGATCGTCGCCGCTGGCGCGCTCTGCTTCTACGCCGCGTGGCGCACGCTGCACGGCGTCGTGCCGGCGCCGGTCCTGATCGGCGCCGGTGTGGTGCTCGGCGGGCTGGTCACCGGCTTGGCGCTCGGCCGCCGCGACGGCCTGTCCATGGATGTGTGGCTGCTGCACGCCATCGGCCACACCCGCACACCCCGATCACTGTCCACCGCCGCATCGACCGACGCTGGCGCACCGCCGGACTGGATCGAGACCCCCAAGGCCGGCCGGGCGCCGCTGCCGGCGCCGCTGCGGCTGCCCGCCGACGCCATCGACGAGGACGGAGAGGTCAGCCTCGGCGGTGCGCGGGCGGCGATCGTCGGCACCACCACCGTGAACCTCGCGCTGCGCACCCCCGGTGAGCAGGCGGCGCTGATCGAGGGCTGGGGTCGGTGGCTCAACAGCCTGTCGACCCCGACGCAGATCGTCGTGTCCGCGCAACCGGTCGACCTGGCCTCCCACAGCCGGGCCCTCGCCGCCGCCGCGCACGCCCAGCCGCACCCGCACCTGCGGGCGGCGTGCGGCGATCACGCCGCGTTCCTCGGCGACCTCGCCGCCCGCCGCGACCCGCTGCGCCGGCAGGTCCTCATCGTTACGCGCACCGCCGCGGGCGAGCACGGCCACCACGCCGCGCGGCGCCGCGCCGACGACACCGTGCGCGCCCTGTCCGGCCTCGGGGTTACCCCACGGGTGCTCGACGGCACTGCGGTCACCGCCGCCCTGGCCTCCGCGGCCGACCCGTACCGGCCTCCGCGTCCCGGCGGCCTGGCCGGACCCGACGCCGTCATCACCGCCGCCGCACCCACCCGCACCCGCACCAGGAGGAAGAGCCCATGA
- a CDS encoding conjugal transfer protein TrbL family protein, translated as MGWFLDQALDWLTTAILASLNTIFDLITGILLTTPKVTGLPQVQALTGRSVWIVDTVFVLAFVAAGVLVMVAGGGEQSRYTVKDLLPRLVVGFTAAHFSQLACDQLIELANALTAAISEGGYDGDGAFTAIRTHLAAAQDRTVPLLFLVLILLITVLVVTAAFQLIGRFVALLVMTSIAPLALACHALPQTDGLARLWWRSYAGCLAIPVAQAFFLTAGQQTLLDPATMLPVFGLPVDPGGTLNLLVVVVLLWTTVKIPGLMARWAGQTGRGTSTMLGAVVRVVVVQQIARTIPGLNTLRRTIR; from the coding sequence ATGGGATGGTTCCTCGACCAGGCCCTTGACTGGCTCACCACAGCGATCCTGGCCAGCCTGAACACCATCTTCGACCTCATCACCGGCATCCTGCTCACCACACCGAAGGTCACCGGGCTGCCGCAGGTGCAGGCGCTCACCGGCCGGTCGGTCTGGATCGTGGACACCGTCTTCGTGTTGGCGTTCGTCGCCGCCGGCGTACTCGTCATGGTCGCCGGCGGCGGCGAACAGTCCCGCTACACGGTCAAGGACCTCCTACCGAGACTGGTCGTCGGGTTCACCGCCGCGCACTTCTCCCAGCTGGCCTGCGATCAGCTCATCGAACTCGCCAACGCCCTGACCGCGGCGATCAGCGAGGGCGGCTACGACGGCGACGGCGCATTCACCGCGATCCGCACCCACCTCGCGGCGGCACAGGACCGCACCGTCCCGCTGCTGTTCCTGGTCCTGATCCTCCTCATCACCGTCCTGGTCGTGACGGCCGCGTTCCAGCTGATCGGCCGGTTCGTGGCGCTGCTGGTGATGACGAGCATCGCGCCGCTGGCGCTGGCCTGCCACGCGCTGCCGCAGACCGACGGCCTCGCCCGGCTCTGGTGGCGCTCCTACGCCGGATGCCTGGCGATACCCGTGGCGCAGGCGTTCTTCCTCACCGCGGGGCAGCAGACACTGCTCGACCCGGCGACCATGCTGCCCGTGTTCGGCCTGCCCGTCGACCCGGGCGGCACGCTGAACCTCCTGGTCGTGGTGGTGCTGCTCTGGACCACCGTCAAGATCCCCGGGCTGATGGCCCGCTGGGCGGGCCAGACCGGACGCGGCACGAGCACCATGCTCGGCGCGGTCGTGCGCGTCGTCGTGGTGCAGCAGATCGCCCGCACCATCCCCGGCCTGAACACCCTACGGAGGACCATCAGATGA
- a CDS encoding phosphopantetheine-binding protein, which yields MTTPADLDTTIAKYASVAFDDSTPLLEAGLESLSLLRLAVELAIDDDAEIDATRLVDLRTVGDLKQWLRELSAVGAESGGAR from the coding sequence ATGACGACTCCAGCTGACCTCGACACGACGATCGCGAAATACGCATCGGTGGCCTTCGACGACTCGACCCCCCTGCTGGAGGCCGGACTCGAATCGCTGTCCCTGCTGCGGCTCGCCGTCGAGCTCGCCATCGACGACGACGCCGAGATCGACGCCACCCGCCTCGTGGACCTGCGCACGGTGGGTGACCTCAAGCAGTGGCTCCGCGAGCTGAGCGCCGTAGGCGCCGAGAGCGGAGGCGCACGGTGA
- a CDS encoding MFS transporter has translation MATAQPAVQTDSLGSRRNEWILVTFTGTTNIADAVARIALPLLAAQISRSPVVVTAVAAIMSLPWLVAALHVGVLVDRMDRRSLLMGAEIARMLSIGALLVAVLAASPTLALIYAAALVIGLADVVAGIAGVSIVPSAVPKHRWETANARITALEYLFNGFAGQPIGGFLVAVGFGLALSVTGFAYVAGAVLLLLLVGNFKVAATTRKRSVNEDIRDGLQYLWRHRLLRTMALLIAIMAGCWAAWLALIPVYAVGGPLGLDERQYGFLLTCLGAGGVIGTVIVGPVNRWIGRRWSMFTDIVGAFALVAAPALLPAAPSSAWVIGAAAFIAGAGGTMWTVNARFITQSLVPADMLGRFSAASRLVAWGMTPVAAILAGILAQVFSYQVAYGFFAVLCVLLIYPFFKVVTRERIAEVDGPAEPADAPVPRGGPDGDGSAGTADDGGDLPEAATTGGSR, from the coding sequence GTGGCCACAGCTCAACCCGCAGTGCAGACGGATTCGCTCGGATCCAGGCGAAACGAATGGATTCTGGTCACCTTCACGGGCACCACGAACATCGCCGACGCGGTGGCCCGGATCGCTCTCCCGTTGCTCGCCGCTCAGATCAGCCGCTCACCCGTCGTGGTCACCGCCGTCGCGGCCATCATGAGCCTGCCGTGGCTGGTAGCCGCGCTGCACGTCGGGGTGCTCGTTGACCGGATGGACCGGCGGTCTCTGCTGATGGGCGCCGAGATCGCCCGAATGCTCTCCATCGGCGCGCTTCTCGTCGCCGTGCTCGCCGCAAGCCCGACCCTGGCGTTGATCTACGCCGCCGCCCTGGTCATCGGCCTGGCTGACGTGGTGGCCGGCATCGCCGGAGTCTCAATCGTCCCGTCGGCCGTGCCGAAACACCGGTGGGAAACCGCCAACGCGCGGATCACGGCCCTGGAATACCTGTTCAACGGCTTCGCCGGGCAGCCGATCGGCGGCTTCCTGGTGGCAGTCGGATTCGGCCTGGCACTCAGTGTCACCGGCTTCGCCTACGTGGCCGGCGCGGTCTTGCTGCTCCTGCTGGTCGGTAACTTCAAGGTGGCGGCCACCACCCGCAAGCGTTCGGTCAACGAGGACATCCGCGACGGCCTCCAGTACCTCTGGCGGCACCGGCTGCTCCGGACGATGGCGCTGCTCATCGCGATCATGGCCGGCTGCTGGGCCGCCTGGCTCGCCCTCATCCCGGTCTACGCCGTCGGCGGCCCGCTGGGGCTCGACGAACGGCAGTACGGCTTCCTGCTCACCTGCCTCGGCGCGGGCGGGGTGATCGGCACCGTCATCGTCGGGCCCGTCAACCGGTGGATCGGCCGGCGCTGGTCGATGTTCACCGACATCGTCGGTGCCTTCGCCCTCGTGGCGGCCCCCGCGCTGCTGCCCGCCGCGCCGTCCAGCGCCTGGGTTATCGGCGCTGCGGCGTTCATCGCTGGTGCCGGCGGCACGATGTGGACGGTCAACGCGCGGTTCATCACGCAGTCGCTGGTGCCGGCCGACATGCTCGGTCGATTCAGCGCGGCGAGCCGCCTCGTGGCCTGGGGAATGACTCCGGTCGCCGCAATCCTCGCCGGCATCCTCGCTCAGGTCTTCTCCTACCAGGTGGCGTACGGCTTCTTCGCGGTGCTCTGCGTATTGCTGATCTACCCGTTCTTCAAGGTGGTCACCCGTGAGCGGATCGCGGAGGTCGACGGCCCGGCCGAGCCGGCCGACGCCCCGGTGCCCCGCGGGGGCCCAGACGGGGATGGCAGCGCAGGCACTGCCGACGACGGCGGGGACCTGCCGGAGGCGGCAACGACCGGCGGCTCCCGGTGA
- a CDS encoding RidA family protein, whose amino-acid sequence MIETMQMRPINPESVPEATGGYHNALEVQTAGRMLFISGQIPQTRDGQVPSSPEAQCRLVWDNIRAVLADAGMGVENLIKVTTFLADRQHAEVNTKVRNEVLGAHHPALTVIVAGIFDPKWIIEIEAIAVA is encoded by the coding sequence GTGATCGAGACCATGCAGATGAGGCCGATCAACCCCGAGTCGGTACCGGAGGCCACGGGCGGTTACCACAACGCGTTGGAGGTGCAGACCGCCGGACGGATGCTGTTCATCAGCGGGCAGATTCCCCAGACCAGGGACGGCCAGGTCCCGTCCAGCCCCGAGGCGCAGTGCCGACTGGTCTGGGACAACATCCGGGCCGTGCTCGCCGACGCCGGCATGGGTGTCGAGAACCTGATTAAGGTCACTACCTTTCTGGCCGACCGCCAGCATGCCGAGGTCAACACCAAGGTCCGCAACGAGGTGCTCGGCGCGCACCATCCGGCCCTGACGGTGATCGTCGCCGGAATCTTCGACCCGAAGTGGATCATCGAGATCGAGGCGATCGCCGTCGCCTGA
- a CDS encoding AfsR/SARP family transcriptional regulator, giving the protein MPIPRHAPPARLRFRLIGPVEFHDGVQWRGIGSAKQRALLTMLLLKADQVVSLEQLVAELWDDQPPASASGLVAGYAWRLRRALDDRDGQFLTTRSPGYRLVVAPETIDIGECERLIRQAHADLAAGLPEAAVEGFDAALALWRGVPLADVRPTPLVMAEVARLEETRIAAIEARIGAELELGRHSMLLPELKVLVGQHPLREGLHAHLMTALYRDGQQAVALGAYRDLRRLLVDELGIEPSESLRELEQRILRNDPSLRLHHPGARPPARVATSSPQASRIPADPVTLHGRGSELARLVGGVRSGRLGVVQGLAGAGKTALAVRAAYELAAEYPDGLVFVPMGGGMPDGPAEAAWAVRVLAETIGPSPTSNHPAWSWSTLLTGRRVVVVLDDVATAAQVSVLGPVPAGSALIVTSRSGMTTLDGAVRVSVGSLDLEDALDMLRYHLGTERVDAAPEAARTLVRRCDALPLALRIAAARLATRHNWSLAAFAARLADPAGRLDALVCESMAMRDCLACAVRVLARYGDSDGLALRALRLLSQLDRCTVSVPNLAALLGLPPAVAEVAAERMVDAGLAEALPDGRYRTTEVVRAYVRELGGGPECERAVASSPNCPPRSPGSAGVPGASAHGSGDVGPGQRPVVQRPGFRPPVRRRRSPRSR; this is encoded by the coding sequence ATGCCCATCCCACGGCACGCACCACCCGCCCGCCTACGTTTCCGGTTGATCGGGCCGGTGGAGTTCCACGATGGTGTCCAGTGGCGGGGGATCGGCTCGGCGAAACAGCGCGCCCTGCTGACGATGCTGTTGCTCAAGGCCGACCAGGTGGTCTCGCTCGAACAACTGGTCGCCGAACTCTGGGACGACCAACCGCCGGCCTCGGCCAGCGGCCTCGTCGCCGGTTACGCGTGGCGGCTGCGCCGCGCCCTCGACGACCGCGACGGCCAGTTCCTGACCACCCGCAGCCCCGGCTATCGGCTGGTGGTCGCCCCGGAGACGATCGACATCGGCGAGTGCGAACGGCTGATCCGGCAGGCCCACGCCGATCTCGCGGCCGGCCTGCCGGAAGCCGCCGTCGAAGGGTTTGACGCGGCGCTGGCGCTGTGGCGCGGCGTCCCACTGGCCGATGTCCGGCCGACTCCGCTGGTGATGGCCGAGGTGGCCCGACTGGAGGAGACCCGGATCGCCGCGATCGAGGCCCGCATCGGTGCCGAGCTGGAACTGGGCCGGCACAGCATGCTGCTGCCGGAACTCAAGGTGCTCGTCGGCCAGCACCCCCTACGGGAGGGCCTGCACGCCCACCTGATGACCGCCCTGTACCGCGACGGGCAGCAGGCGGTCGCCCTGGGCGCGTACCGGGACCTGCGTCGGCTGTTGGTGGACGAGCTGGGCATCGAACCCAGCGAGTCGCTGCGGGAGCTGGAACAACGGATCCTGCGCAACGACCCGTCGCTGCGGCTGCACCACCCCGGGGCCCGTCCGCCTGCCCGAGTCGCCACGTCGAGCCCGCAGGCCTCCCGGATCCCCGCTGACCCGGTGACTTTGCACGGGCGGGGCTCCGAGCTGGCGCGGCTGGTCGGCGGGGTGCGGTCCGGGCGGCTCGGCGTGGTCCAGGGCCTGGCCGGCGCGGGGAAGACCGCCCTGGCCGTACGCGCCGCCTACGAGTTGGCTGCGGAGTACCCGGACGGGCTGGTGTTCGTACCCATGGGCGGGGGGATGCCCGACGGGCCGGCGGAGGCCGCCTGGGCGGTGCGGGTCCTTGCCGAGACGATCGGACCTTCACCGACGAGCAACCACCCCGCGTGGAGCTGGTCGACCTTGCTGACCGGCCGTCGGGTTGTGGTTGTCCTCGACGACGTGGCGACCGCCGCGCAAGTAAGTGTGCTCGGGCCGGTGCCGGCCGGCAGCGCCCTGATCGTCACCTCGCGATCCGGGATGACCACTCTCGACGGTGCCGTCCGGGTCTCGGTCGGTTCGCTCGACCTCGAGGACGCACTCGACATGCTCCGCTACCACCTCGGCACCGAGCGGGTGGACGCCGCGCCCGAGGCGGCACGGACGCTGGTGCGGCGCTGTGACGCGTTGCCCCTGGCCCTGCGGATCGCGGCCGCCCGGCTGGCGACCCGGCACAACTGGTCCCTCGCGGCCTTCGCCGCCCGGCTGGCCGATCCCGCTGGTCGCCTCGACGCTCTGGTCTGCGAGTCGATGGCGATGAGGGATTGTCTCGCCTGCGCAGTGCGGGTCCTGGCCCGATACGGCGACAGCGACGGTCTGGCGCTGCGTGCGCTGCGCCTGCTCAGCCAATTGGACCGGTGCACGGTCAGTGTGCCTAACCTCGCCGCGCTGTTGGGGCTGCCTCCGGCCGTCGCCGAGGTTGCCGCCGAACGCATGGTCGACGCGGGTCTCGCTGAGGCACTGCCGGATGGCCGTTACCGCACCACCGAAGTCGTCCGGGCCTATGTCCGTGAGCTGGGTGGCGGCCCGGAGTGTGAGCGGGCCGTCGCTTCGTCGCCCAACTGCCCGCCGCGATCGCCCGGCAGCGCCGGTGTTCCCGGGGCATCCGCCCACGGCAGTGGTGACGTGGGGCCCGGTCAACGGCCCGTGGTGCAGCGGCCTGGATTTCGGCCGCCGGTCAGGCGACGGCGATCGCCTCGATCTCGATGA
- a CDS encoding non-ribosomal peptide synthetase: protein MTTTAGTQLAAETAPERLPITESQKGLLVVNERSPGRAVYNQLVRFDIDPSIPDETIERALATVVAVQPAMRQVFGMLPEMHARITPPPRAEDFPLERVTARRRDFEEAIGAAQRRIGRPEFDLANGPAYRFAIVRCLDEPRVAVLMCDHHIILDGVSMGPLVRDLQDALSGRLAGAEVEQRRAARERAFVKELAAQNRTATSDRVVERSREWATRLREVPPLVLVPLPGRPAQTEFTGDRVRWYLNQAETAALSETCRRLEISPFVFLSGIYGTVLARHANVSSVLVGSPFMARRTIGAFDLGGFFVNTLPVTVDVEWDRTVDEHLGKVVRESIDFCRANVDVTFNRLVADVRPDRSSNRNPLFSAMLAMQDTFTPEPGGAVLRVLEPGNGTAKFDLWLGATPVDGRWLLELEYDRQLIAPVIADGLLTSLRYAVRGAVSDGSRRLGDLFADASVAASVRSDGWTSPLTGDTPWDWVSAAARRRPDAPAIEDPIRQLDYRQLLAEAERISAGLAAHGVGPRAVVGLAATTLCDTVTAILAILRRGAAYLPLDPGLPAERLEYMVRRAGCEFVVGEALVPDVPTVAVADLAATAEPVPDPLADLAAPIYVMYTSGSTGQPKGVQMGHRPLANLTSWQIAALAMDAETRFLQYAPLGFDVSFQEILPTLAAGGTVVSREPADRRMFTAVLNRIATTEVTHVYLPVAALRPLVQTAAARGTRLSALRYLCVSGEQLTVDDEIRDFFLAHPHCTLVNLYGPTETHAVTSHRLSYRDAVWPTHVPIGQPYPGVNAYVVDATGHLAPPGVAGELLLGGDCPADGYINDPEITAERFVPDRFSGTSGGTMYRTGDLVVRDDRGDLVFLGRMDTQVKIRGYRIELGEIETVANQVDGVRQAVAVVRGAGADRELVLFVRPDADRTVDSEHVRQRLTTALPVYMRPLWIFPVDRVPTTPTGKTDRDALLRIADELLVEQQSADTTEVTYADELERELAGLWGEVLDVEGIRPDRPLIEYGAHSLNIFTTLAEVQERYGVAVPLVDFFAAPTVATLAGLVRGARNGDAAVTP from the coding sequence GTGACCACGACAGCCGGGACGCAGCTCGCGGCGGAGACCGCCCCGGAGCGGCTGCCGATCACCGAATCGCAGAAGGGGCTGCTGGTCGTCAACGAACGCTCACCCGGGCGTGCCGTCTACAACCAGCTCGTCCGGTTCGACATCGACCCGTCGATCCCCGACGAGACGATCGAGCGAGCGCTCGCCACGGTGGTCGCCGTCCAGCCGGCGATGCGTCAGGTCTTCGGGATGCTGCCCGAGATGCACGCCCGGATCACCCCGCCGCCACGCGCGGAGGACTTCCCGCTCGAACGGGTCACGGCCCGTCGGCGCGACTTCGAGGAGGCGATCGGCGCGGCCCAGCGGCGCATCGGCCGACCGGAGTTCGACCTGGCCAACGGCCCCGCGTACCGGTTCGCCATCGTCCGTTGCCTCGACGAGCCCCGCGTGGCCGTCCTCATGTGCGACCATCACATCATCCTCGACGGCGTGTCGATGGGTCCCCTGGTCCGCGACCTTCAGGACGCGCTGTCCGGGCGCCTCGCCGGGGCGGAGGTCGAGCAGCGGCGCGCCGCCCGCGAGAGGGCCTTCGTCAAGGAGCTGGCGGCGCAGAACCGCACCGCCACGTCCGACCGGGTCGTCGAACGGTCCCGGGAGTGGGCGACCCGGCTGCGGGAGGTCCCGCCCCTGGTGCTGGTGCCCCTGCCCGGTCGCCCCGCGCAGACGGAGTTCACCGGAGACCGGGTGCGCTGGTACCTCAACCAGGCCGAGACGGCAGCGCTGTCGGAGACCTGCCGGCGGCTGGAGATCTCCCCGTTCGTCTTCCTTTCCGGCATCTACGGCACCGTGCTGGCCCGGCACGCCAACGTGTCCAGCGTCCTCGTCGGCAGCCCGTTCATGGCCCGCCGCACGATCGGCGCGTTCGACCTCGGTGGCTTCTTCGTCAACACGCTGCCGGTCACCGTCGACGTCGAGTGGGACCGCACCGTCGACGAGCATCTCGGCAAGGTGGTCCGGGAGTCCATCGACTTCTGCCGCGCGAACGTCGACGTCACCTTCAACCGCCTCGTCGCCGACGTACGGCCCGACCGGTCCAGCAACCGCAACCCGCTGTTCTCGGCAATGCTCGCCATGCAGGACACCTTCACGCCGGAGCCGGGCGGAGCGGTGCTGCGGGTCCTGGAGCCCGGTAACGGCACCGCCAAGTTCGACCTCTGGCTGGGCGCCACCCCGGTCGACGGCCGCTGGCTGCTCGAACTCGAGTACGACCGGCAGCTCATCGCGCCGGTGATTGCCGATGGGCTGCTCACCTCCCTGCGCTACGCCGTACGCGGGGCGGTCTCCGACGGCTCGCGCCGGCTCGGTGACCTCTTCGCCGACGCGTCCGTCGCCGCCAGCGTCCGCTCCGACGGTTGGACCAGCCCCTTGACCGGTGACACGCCGTGGGACTGGGTGTCAGCGGCGGCCCGGCGGCGGCCCGACGCCCCGGCGATCGAGGACCCGATCCGCCAGCTCGACTACCGCCAGTTGCTGGCCGAGGCCGAGCGGATCAGCGCCGGGCTCGCCGCGCACGGGGTCGGCCCCCGGGCCGTGGTGGGCCTGGCCGCGACGACCCTCTGCGACACGGTGACCGCCATCCTGGCAATCCTCCGCCGGGGCGCGGCGTACCTCCCGCTGGACCCGGGCCTGCCCGCCGAGCGGCTGGAGTACATGGTCCGGCGGGCCGGCTGTGAGTTCGTCGTCGGCGAGGCGCTGGTGCCCGACGTGCCGACGGTCGCGGTGGCGGACCTGGCCGCCACGGCGGAGCCGGTGCCCGACCCGCTGGCCGACCTCGCCGCCCCGATCTACGTCATGTACACGTCGGGCTCCACCGGGCAGCCCAAAGGCGTGCAGATGGGGCACCGCCCACTGGCCAACCTCACGAGCTGGCAGATCGCGGCCCTCGCCATGGACGCCGAGACCCGCTTTCTCCAGTACGCCCCGCTCGGCTTCGACGTCTCCTTCCAGGAGATCCTGCCGACCCTGGCCGCCGGCGGGACGGTGGTCTCCCGCGAGCCGGCCGACCGGCGGATGTTCACCGCCGTGCTCAACCGGATCGCCACAACCGAGGTGACGCACGTCTACCTACCGGTCGCGGCGCTGCGTCCCCTGGTGCAGACCGCCGCCGCCCGGGGCACCCGGCTGTCCGCGCTGCGCTACCTCTGCGTCTCCGGCGAGCAGCTCACCGTCGACGACGAGATCCGCGACTTCTTCCTCGCCCACCCGCACTGCACCCTGGTCAACCTGTACGGCCCCACCGAGACCCACGCGGTCACGTCGCACCGGCTGTCGTACCGGGACGCGGTGTGGCCGACCCACGTGCCGATCGGCCAGCCGTACCCGGGGGTGAACGCGTACGTGGTCGACGCCACCGGTCACCTCGCCCCGCCCGGCGTCGCCGGCGAGCTGCTACTCGGCGGGGACTGCCCCGCCGACGGCTACATCAACGACCCGGAGATCACGGCCGAGAGGTTCGTGCCCGACCGCTTCTCCGGCACTTCCGGCGGCACCATGTACCGCACCGGGGACCTCGTGGTGCGCGACGACCGGGGCGACCTGGTCTTCCTGGGCCGGATGGACACCCAGGTCAAGATCCGGGGATACCGGATCGAGCTGGGCGAGATCGAGACCGTCGCGAACCAGGTCGACGGCGTACGGCAGGCGGTCGCGGTGGTCCGTGGCGCCGGCGCCGACCGGGAGCTCGTGCTTTTCGTCCGACCCGACGCGGACCGCACCGTCGATTCGGAGCATGTCCGCCAGCGGCTCACCACGGCGCTGCCGGTCTACATGCGCCCACTGTGGATCTTTCCGGTCGACCGGGTTCCGACGACACCGACCGGCAAGACCGACCGCGACGCGCTGCTGCGGATCGCCGACGAGCTGCTGGTCGAGCAGCAGAGCGCCGACACCACCGAGGTCACGTACGCCGACGAGCTGGAGCGCGAGCTGGCCGGGCTGTGGGGCGAGGTGCTCGACGTCGAGGGCATCCGGCCGGACCGCCCCCTCATCGAGTACGGCGCCCACTCGCTGAACATCTTCACCACCCTCGCCGAGGTGCAGGAACGCTACGGGGTGGCCGTGCCCCTGGTCGACTTCTTCGCCGCGCCGACGGTGGCCACCCTGGCCGGGCTCGTCCGCGGGGCGCGGAACGGCGACGCGGCGGTGACGCCGTGA
- a CDS encoding amino acid adenylation domain-containing protein → MSTASPTLYQGFTDTVRRHPDAPALRVAGHELTYAELLDRVERLAGRLVDLHGHPPRVVGLCASRSLAAYVGYLATQRLAATVVPLGPDTPAERIRRTCAHAGVDALLADDAGRRVADEAAEPIRVLHLPDTPEHRWYDVPAERWTQAYTGGPDDVAYTLFTSGSTGTPKGVPVRHRNLIPYLAHSVEVYQVGPGSRLSQTFELTFDPSVFDMFVAWLSGALLVVAAPSDALAPVRYVNDNGLTHWFSVPSVVSLARRLRSLRPGSMPGLRWSLFAGEQLTLTQARTWADAAPGSILENLYGPTELTVTCTRYQLPADPARWPRTSNDTVPIGRIHPHLEGVLLAAAGDDGELCVRGSQRFDGYLDPAQNHGRFVEHDGHRTTSVDGPPGPMSWYRTGDRVRREDGELVHLGRLDDQVKIHGYRIELGEIESVLRRHPGVHEVVVLALPTVAGEVELHALYTCDTVTEPELAALVADHLPPYMAPARYHRVEFFPVNANGKVDRRRLADDVGLV, encoded by the coding sequence GTGAGCACGGCCAGCCCGACTCTCTACCAGGGGTTCACCGACACCGTCCGCCGGCATCCCGACGCCCCGGCCCTGCGTGTCGCCGGGCACGAGCTCACGTACGCCGAACTCCTGGACCGGGTCGAGCGGCTGGCCGGCCGGCTGGTCGACCTGCACGGTCACCCGCCCCGGGTCGTCGGGCTCTGTGCGTCGCGCAGCCTCGCGGCGTACGTCGGCTACCTCGCCACGCAGCGACTGGCGGCGACCGTCGTACCGCTCGGCCCCGACACGCCGGCGGAACGGATCCGGCGCACCTGCGCCCACGCCGGGGTGGACGCCCTGCTCGCAGACGACGCCGGCCGGCGGGTGGCCGACGAGGCGGCCGAGCCCATCCGTGTCCTGCATCTGCCCGACACCCCTGAGCACCGCTGGTACGACGTGCCGGCCGAGCGGTGGACGCAGGCGTACACCGGCGGCCCCGACGACGTCGCCTACACCCTGTTCACCTCCGGCTCCACCGGCACGCCCAAGGGGGTGCCGGTCCGGCACCGCAACCTGATTCCCTACCTCGCGCACTCCGTCGAGGTCTACCAGGTGGGCCCGGGCTCGCGGTTGTCGCAGACCTTCGAGCTGACCTTCGACCCGTCGGTGTTCGACATGTTCGTCGCCTGGCTGTCCGGGGCGCTGCTGGTAGTCGCCGCGCCCAGCGACGCCCTGGCCCCCGTCCGCTACGTCAACGACAACGGGCTCACCCACTGGTTCTCCGTACCGTCGGTGGTCTCCCTGGCCCGTCGCCTGCGCAGCCTGCGGCCCGGCAGCATGCCGGGTCTGCGCTGGAGCCTCTTCGCCGGCGAGCAGCTCACCCTTACACAGGCGCGGACATGGGCGGACGCCGCGCCGGGCAGCATCCTGGAGAACCTGTACGGGCCGACCGAACTCACCGTCACCTGCACCCGCTACCAACTCCCCGCCGATCCGGCGCGCTGGCCTCGCACCAGCAACGACACCGTGCCGATCGGGCGGATCCACCCGCACCTGGAGGGGGTTCTGCTGGCAGCCGCCGGGGACGACGGCGAGCTCTGCGTACGGGGCAGCCAGCGGTTCGACGGCTACCTCGACCCCGCGCAGAACCACGGCCGGTTCGTCGAGCACGACGGTCACCGGACGACCTCGGTCGACGGCCCGCCCGGCCCGATGAGCTGGTATCGGACGGGGGACCGTGTCCGACGGGAGGACGGCGAACTGGTCCACCTGGGCCGGCTCGACGACCAGGTCAAGATCCACGGATACCGGATCGAGCTGGGCGAGATCGAGTCCGTCCTGCGCCGGCATCCGGGCGTGCACGAAGTCGTCGTCCTGGCGCTGCCCACCGTCGCCGGGGAGGTCGAGCTGCACGCGCTCTACACCTGCGACACAGTGACGGAGCCGGAGCTGGCCGCGCTGGTGGCCGACCACCTGCCGCCCTACATGGCGCCGGCCCGGTACCACCGGGTTGAGTTCTTCCCGGTCAACGCGAACGGCAAGGTCGACCGTCGGCGGCTCGCAGACGACGTCGGGCTGGTTTGA